Part of the Propionimicrobium sp. PCR01-08-3 genome, TCATCCTCACTCCACAAATCGATGCCGAAGAGTTCAAGTCGCTGACGCCGTAATAGGCCATTACGAGGTGAGTCGGCGCTCGTGTTTCGCTTCGATGCGAATCCGTTAACGTCAGGAGTTAAGTTTGTGCTCCCAGTCTTGACCACCGTGGAAGACGCCGATGACGTTGATGACGGTTTCGTCTATCGATTCGTCGACTGTGTAGGCCACAACCGTCCGGACTATCACGACCGGGCAACCGCTGCATTGAACAGGTCACCGACCGCGTCGTCCCGGGCGACGTCCTCGCACAGCACTTGGGGCCACCTGGCGACATCTGTGGGCCGGTTGGCGACCTGAAGGGTGGCGTTCGGCATCAGATCGAGCAGGGCATGGGCGGTGGACAGCGGGTGCCCGGAATCCTCGGTCCAGGTGAGGATGGTCGCCGGCGCCGTGATGTCCTTGATCTGCTGACGGGCGGGGAAATTGCTCTTCGCCGCACCGCGCAGCGCGGAGGGCAGCAGAGCCTCGGAAATATCAGGAGTGGTATCCGGGCGTCCGAAAGTTGCCGGTGGTTGCGGGGAATCCTGGTCAAGGGCGATGAATGCGCGGACGCCCTCACGTTCGACCAGTTCGGCCCGTTGCACATAGTTGGACGCCTGCGCAGCGCGGGTCTCCCAGGCCGTCGGCGGCAACAGCAAAGTGAACCCGCTGAAGCGATCCGGCTGCATGACCGCCGCATGCAACAGCGTGCCCACCCCCATGGACGATCCGACGCCGTGCACCTTCTCACCCGGGAACCAGGCGTCCAGCACGATCAGCAGATCGCTTGCGAGTACCGGCCAGCGGTAGTCATCGGGAACCGGGCGTCCGGTGGAGCGGCCATGCCCGCGCGCGTCGTACCGCAAGAGCCGCGTCCCGCTCAATCCGATGCCCAGGTCCAGGTCGAGCAGGCGGTCTCGCTTGCGGCTCGACATCAGGCCATGCAGCTGGACGACCGGATGCCCACCTTCATCGCTCATCTCGACATCGAGCAGCGCTCCGGGAACAGACTGTTCGGGCACCACACACCTCCAGAGCCGACCATGATCATCGATTCAGGGGGCGACCCTGAATCCGCCGATTTCCGCGTCACCCGCTACGGCGACCATCAGCATGCTCAGGCTAACGAACAACCTGGTTGGGCCGTGACACGGTCATGCCTCGTCACGAAGAATTAACGTGGCACCGATCGATATACACCTAGGCTTGCCGAATGCGGCTGACCAATATCGCCCAACTCAATCTGCCGTTCGGAAGGTTGATGGGCTATGACGTTGCGGTGCTGAGCCGTGAAGGATCACTCCCGGTTTCTTTCGATCAAGGACGCCACGTCGGTGCGGGGCTGCGTCCCGGATCATGGATGGCGCTGTCGTTCCAGGTCCCGGAGCGATTGTCGCTGGGCGATCTGGAACAGGCGTGGCTGGCGGTGATCGACCGGCACCTGACTCTGCGGTCGGTCTTCGAGCCGGGCCCTGACGGCCCGCGTCTTCACCAGGTGAGGCTCGGGCCCGGACGATGGGTGGAGCACCCGATCAGTACCGGCCAGCCGGTCAATGCCGCGGTGCGCGATGTGCTCGATCTGGCGTGTGCACCTTATGCCCAGCCTTCGCACCGGCTGTGCGTGCTGGAGACCGCGGTCAGCACCACGGTCCTGATCGCTGCCGATCACGCCCA contains:
- a CDS encoding alpha/beta hydrolase, which produces MPEQSVPGALLDVEMSDEGGHPVVQLHGLMSSRKRDRLLDLDLGIGLSGTRLLRYDARGHGRSTGRPVPDDYRWPVLASDLLIVLDAWFPGEKVHGVGSSMGVGTLLHAAVMQPDRFSGFTLLLPPTAWETRAAQASNYVQRAELVEREGVRAFIALDQDSPQPPATFGRPDTTPDISEALLPSALRGAAKSNFPARQQIKDITAPATILTWTEDSGHPLSTAHALLDLMPNATLQVANRPTDVARWPQVLCEDVARDDAVGDLFNAAVARS